One window from the genome of Phycisphaerales bacterium encodes:
- a CDS encoding right-handed parallel beta-helix repeat-containing protein yields MPRPVLCFSALLVLFATHAHAQTPVGGTIDVDTTWALADSPFSVTETVRVTGDATLTIQAGVEVAFEPGTFLSIDSGVLVARGTASSRIEFLRGRGVMLMPGADSAVLDPDTGAYVSGTVLEHVVLQYIDAEFGAALEISFTEPLLRHVWIREVTGMGVEIVASEDVDVRLEDLSISTTSESGLTINGGRSATLERVRVGNVAIADRQGAGMHLAINDRRDPTPAEPDIVLIDCEVTDVSARWGLVTGGGWLETRNLVIEDCDGDGLAASTRRFDLSGCRYEANTRHISIRSGAGTINSGVFRRGGGVGVAGAEVTGCRFEDNNGTALSGATVVRDNLFLNNRSTGDGGALALFGFVDIDDNRFEGNSAVRGGAIFANGSIVSGGNTFVRNSASFGGAAWLDQGVRRSILGEPGRPDVYLDNTASEAGGALYVVADEVDFAANEFEGNQAVFGGAIAVDPLGSALYLNRPEGGVGNRLVANHALFGSDIYLFRPDPAFPTADTDARCVDWGTSDPAAVAERIYDAADAPGLPEVLYLPLGPFVDCVPDFDGNGALTIFDFLLFANLFEDGDPRADLDGDGELTLFDFLSFQTAFDAGC; encoded by the coding sequence ATGCCTAGGCCGGTCCTCTGCTTCTCGGCGCTGCTCGTGTTGTTTGCCACGCACGCCCATGCGCAGACTCCCGTGGGCGGTACCATCGACGTCGACACCACCTGGGCGCTGGCTGACAGTCCCTTCAGCGTGACCGAGACGGTGCGCGTCACCGGCGACGCGACGCTGACCATCCAGGCGGGCGTCGAGGTCGCGTTCGAACCGGGCACGTTCCTTTCGATCGACAGCGGCGTGCTGGTCGCGCGGGGGACGGCGTCCAGCCGGATCGAATTCCTGCGCGGCCGGGGCGTCATGCTGATGCCCGGCGCTGACTCGGCCGTACTCGACCCAGACACGGGCGCCTACGTCTCGGGGACGGTGCTTGAGCACGTCGTTTTGCAGTACATCGACGCGGAATTCGGGGCGGCCCTAGAGATTAGCTTCACCGAACCGCTGCTCCGCCACGTCTGGATCCGGGAGGTGACCGGCATGGGCGTGGAGATCGTCGCGAGCGAGGACGTCGACGTCCGGCTCGAAGACCTGAGCATCTCGACCACGAGCGAGTCCGGTTTGACCATCAACGGCGGACGCTCGGCCACGCTCGAGCGCGTCCGCGTGGGCAACGTCGCCATCGCCGATCGCCAAGGCGCCGGCATGCACCTCGCGATCAACGATCGCCGCGACCCCACGCCGGCCGAGCCAGACATCGTGCTCATCGATTGCGAGGTCACCGACGTATCGGCCCGCTGGGGCCTGGTCACCGGGGGCGGCTGGCTCGAGACGCGCAACCTCGTCATCGAGGACTGCGATGGCGATGGGCTGGCCGCCAGCACGCGCCGGTTCGACTTGTCCGGCTGCCGCTACGAAGCCAACACGCGGCACATCTCCATCCGATCCGGCGCGGGAACCATCAACTCGGGCGTGTTCCGCCGCGGGGGCGGCGTCGGCGTGGCCGGGGCCGAGGTCACCGGATGCCGCTTCGAGGACAACAACGGCACCGCCCTCTCGGGCGCCACGGTCGTGCGCGACAATCTGTTCCTCAACAACCGCTCCACCGGCGATGGCGGCGCGCTCGCGCTCTTCGGCTTCGTCGACATCGACGACAACCGCTTCGAGGGCAATAGCGCCGTGCGGGGCGGGGCCATCTTCGCCAACGGCAGCATCGTCTCGGGGGGCAACACCTTCGTGCGCAACAGCGCCAGCTTCGGCGGCGCGGCGTGGCTCGACCAGGGCGTGCGCCGGTCCATCCTGGGCGAGCCGGGCAGGCCCGACGTGTACCTGGACAACACCGCGTCCGAAGCCGGCGGGGCGCTCTACGTCGTCGCCGACGAGGTGGACTTTGCCGCCAACGAGTTCGAGGGCAACCAGGCCGTCTTCGGCGGGGCCATCGCGGTCGATCCCTTGGGTTCGGCCCTCTACCTCAACCGGCCCGAGGGCGGCGTTGGCAACCGATTGGTGGCCAACCACGCCCTCTTCGGCAGCGACATCTACCTGTTCCGGCCCGACCCGGCCTTCCCCACCGCCGATACCGACGCCCGGTGCGTCGACTGGGGCACCAGCGACCCTGCCGCCGTCGCCGAGCGCATCTACGACGCCGCAGATGCGCCGGGGCTGCCCGAGGTGCTGTACCTGCCGCTCGGCCCGTTCGTCGATTGCGTGCCCGACTTCGACGGCAACGGCGCCCTGACCATCTTCGACTTCCTGCTGTTCGCCAATCTCTTCGAGGACGGCGACCCGCG
- a CDS encoding lipopolysaccharide biosynthesis protein, whose product MSSLPTHNPPLKEPVGAEDPHRRYFSTDHLMGDLKGRSLRGGTVTLTAQTLKFVLHMGSTVVLARLLLPSDFGLIAMVIAVTGFVEMFKDAGLSTATVQRKDITHAQVSTLFWINVALGFVATAVIAALSPLIAAFYSQPALVPITLVLATAMIFGGLTTQHQALLRRQMRFKALAIIQVSAMTSGIIVAIVMAVLGFGYWALVGNICAAAATNAVLVWVFCDWRPGLPRRGSGAMSMLKFGGNVTGFSFLNYFTRNADNVIIGFVMGSGPLGIYSKAYNLLMLPIRQINAPVGAVMVPSLSRLQDEPARYKRAYLQAMSALAMVGMPVVVVAYVLAHEMVLLLLGDEWKEAATVFRWLAPAALFGTVNVAPGWLCVSLGKPQVQVRWALMWAPITVSAFAIGVHWGVDGVAAAFSLSWCIGNFVFIAMACHGSPVRKRDLAARLAPQLTASLLSAAIGLLVLWAIAGPVPSAIARIAIVGPLVGLAYLGVLWLIPGSRAQLTTLLRDGVKAAATKGGAS is encoded by the coding sequence ATGTCGAGCCTGCCCACGCACAACCCGCCGCTGAAAGAGCCCGTCGGAGCGGAGGATCCACACCGGCGGTACTTCTCGACCGACCACCTCATGGGTGATCTCAAGGGTCGATCGCTGCGCGGTGGCACGGTGACGCTGACCGCTCAGACGCTCAAGTTCGTGCTGCACATGGGCTCGACGGTCGTGCTCGCGCGGCTGCTGCTGCCCAGCGACTTCGGCCTGATCGCGATGGTGATTGCCGTTACCGGATTCGTCGAGATGTTCAAGGACGCGGGCCTGTCGACCGCCACGGTCCAGCGCAAGGACATCACGCACGCGCAGGTCTCGACGCTCTTCTGGATCAACGTCGCACTCGGCTTCGTGGCGACCGCGGTAATCGCGGCGCTCTCACCGTTGATTGCCGCGTTCTATTCGCAGCCGGCGCTCGTGCCCATCACGCTCGTCCTCGCGACGGCGATGATCTTCGGCGGCCTGACGACGCAGCATCAAGCGCTGCTCCGCAGACAGATGCGCTTCAAGGCACTGGCGATCATCCAGGTCTCGGCGATGACTTCGGGCATCATCGTGGCGATCGTGATGGCGGTGCTGGGCTTTGGCTACTGGGCGCTCGTTGGGAACATCTGCGCTGCAGCGGCCACCAATGCCGTGCTGGTGTGGGTGTTCTGCGACTGGCGTCCGGGCCTGCCGAGGCGGGGCAGCGGCGCCATGTCGATGCTCAAGTTCGGCGGGAACGTAACTGGGTTTTCCTTCCTCAACTACTTCACGCGGAACGCCGACAACGTGATCATCGGGTTCGTGATGGGAAGCGGCCCTCTGGGAATCTACTCGAAGGCGTACAACCTGCTCATGCTCCCGATACGCCAGATCAACGCACCCGTCGGCGCCGTCATGGTGCCTTCGCTGAGCCGGCTGCAGGACGAGCCGGCACGGTACAAGCGCGCCTACCTGCAGGCAATGAGCGCGCTCGCCATGGTCGGCATGCCGGTGGTCGTCGTCGCGTACGTGCTCGCGCACGAGATGGTGCTGCTGCTGCTCGGCGACGAGTGGAAGGAAGCTGCGACGGTCTTCCGCTGGCTCGCGCCGGCGGCGCTCTTCGGCACCGTCAACGTGGCGCCGGGTTGGTTGTGCGTGTCGCTGGGCAAGCCCCAGGTCCAGGTTCGATGGGCGTTGATGTGGGCGCCGATCACGGTGTCGGCGTTCGCCATCGGCGTGCACTGGGGCGTCGACGGCGTCGCCGCCGCTTTCAGCCTGTCGTGGTGCATCGGAAACTTCGTGTTCATCGCCATGGCCTGCCACGGCTCGCCCGTGCGGAAGCGCGACCTCGCCGCCCGGCTGGCGCCGCAGCTCACGGCGTCGCTGCTGTCCGCGGCCATCGGCTTGCTGGTGCTGTGGGCGATCGCCGGGCCGGTACCATCCGCCATCGCACGCATCGCGATCGTCGGGCCGCTGGTCGGGCTGGCGTATCTGGGCGTGCTCTGGCTCATTCCCGGCAGCCGTGCGCAGCTCACGACGCTGCTGCGCGATGGCGTCAAGGCGGCCGCGACGAAGGGTGGCGCTTCATGA
- a CDS encoding sulfotransferase gives MSEQAGHPGPIFICGPSRSGTAMVRAALNLHPLVHLSGETHYFDDLRVALGAGGDGPLSPEQVSQAEEYLLALGHRPYSHGGDPDKGRVSRQAFRERVSALAGDGPPTADLCLRAYCELEAEHHGKTIWGEKTPRHIFRIDDILGAFPEARVICMIRDVRAVVASYRDWKNQGGFDFDKDPGHKATLEADHRRAKKSYHPIIIASLWNGAMRSALAAESRFGKDRVRLQRFEDVVGDPDAKMRELLDWLELPFDEAVLDMPMSNSSYEAFTEGRGVSKQPVDRWKSKLTGGEIAVIQRVSGSLIDRLGYERVTGVSMAASLKHYASFPAAVLRAFRANRARMGSPMKFLWRRLRPMLQG, from the coding sequence GTGAGCGAGCAGGCGGGACATCCGGGGCCGATCTTCATCTGCGGGCCCTCGCGCTCGGGCACGGCCATGGTGCGCGCCGCGCTGAACCTGCACCCGCTCGTCCACCTGAGCGGCGAGACGCACTACTTCGACGACCTGCGCGTGGCGCTCGGCGCCGGTGGCGACGGGCCGCTCTCGCCCGAACAGGTCTCGCAAGCCGAGGAGTATCTGCTGGCCCTGGGACACCGCCCCTACAGCCATGGCGGCGATCCGGACAAGGGCCGCGTATCTCGGCAAGCGTTTCGCGAGCGGGTGAGTGCTCTTGCGGGCGACGGCCCGCCGACGGCCGACCTCTGTCTGCGGGCGTACTGCGAGCTCGAGGCCGAGCACCATGGCAAGACGATCTGGGGCGAGAAGACGCCGCGCCACATCTTCCGGATCGATGACATCCTGGGTGCTTTTCCCGAGGCGCGGGTGATCTGCATGATCCGCGACGTGCGCGCCGTGGTGGCGTCATACCGCGATTGGAAGAACCAGGGCGGATTCGATTTCGACAAGGACCCGGGTCACAAGGCGACGCTCGAGGCCGACCACCGGCGCGCGAAGAAGTCGTACCACCCGATCATCATCGCCTCGCTCTGGAACGGAGCCATGCGATCGGCCCTGGCCGCCGAGTCGCGGTTCGGCAAGGACCGCGTGCGGCTGCAGCGTTTCGAGGACGTGGTGGGCGATCCGGACGCGAAGATGCGCGAGTTGCTGGACTGGCTCGAGTTGCCCTTCGACGAGGCCGTGCTCGACATGCCGATGTCCAACAGCAGCTACGAGGCGTTTACCGAAGGACGCGGCGTCTCGAAGCAGCCGGTCGATCGCTGGAAGAGCAAGCTGACCGGCGGCGAGATCGCCGTGATCCAGCGGGTGAGCGGCTCGCTGATCGACCGGCTGGGGTACGAGCGCGTGACCGGTGTTTCGATGGCGGCTTCGCTAAAGCACTACGCGTCGTTCCCGGCGGCCGTGCTCCGGGCGTTCCGCGCCAATCGTGCTCGCATGGGCAGCCCGATGAAGTTCCTGTGGCGGCGGCTGCGGCCGATGTTGCAGGGGTGA
- a CDS encoding glycosyltransferase, which translates to MSDTPAITVIIPSKNDHERLAGCLAALRAQSLDASQFEIIVADNGSDPSLESLAEEHGARYVLEPEGGSYAARNAALRLARGEIIAFTDSDCIPAEDWLELGLAALASRDGRVDLPDLIAGRMEVFARDADAPTAAEIYEMLFAFPQQAYVHGDSFGVTANLFVRSKVFEAVGGFEDGLHSGGDREFGRRAVRAGFNLNYDSACVVWHPARHSIEQLYKKLDRVIGGLTDSELTGTRGARLAEQRAKHALRPPIGQWRKVWRRKDASFKLRLATCVLIARLRWRTAALYREAARSLASPAPTPPPRPEGRSSAG; encoded by the coding sequence ATGAGCGACACGCCCGCCATCACCGTCATCATCCCCAGCAAGAACGACCACGAACGACTGGCCGGCTGCCTCGCCGCACTTCGCGCACAGTCGCTCGACGCGAGCCAGTTCGAGATCATCGTGGCCGACAATGGGTCGGATCCATCGCTCGAATCGCTCGCGGAGGAGCATGGCGCGAGGTACGTGCTCGAGCCCGAGGGCGGCTCCTACGCGGCCCGGAACGCGGCGCTCCGGCTCGCACGCGGCGAGATCATCGCCTTCACCGACTCGGACTGCATCCCCGCCGAGGACTGGCTGGAGCTCGGGCTCGCGGCCCTGGCCAGCCGCGACGGCCGCGTCGACCTGCCCGACCTGATCGCGGGCCGGATGGAAGTCTTCGCCCGGGACGCCGACGCCCCCACCGCCGCCGAGATCTACGAGATGCTCTTCGCGTTCCCGCAGCAGGCCTACGTGCACGGCGACTCGTTCGGCGTGACGGCCAACCTGTTCGTGCGCTCCAAGGTCTTCGAAGCCGTTGGCGGGTTCGAGGATGGGTTGCATTCCGGAGGCGACCGCGAGTTCGGCAGGCGCGCGGTACGCGCGGGCTTCAACCTGAACTACGACTCGGCGTGCGTCGTGTGGCACCCCGCTCGGCATTCGATCGAACAACTCTACAAGAAGCTCGACCGCGTCATCGGCGGGCTGACTGACTCGGAGCTGACCGGCACCCGCGGCGCGCGGCTGGCCGAGCAGCGCGCAAAGCATGCCCTCAGGCCGCCGATCGGCCAATGGCGCAAGGTCTGGCGTCGGAAAGACGCCAGCTTCAAGCTGCGTCTTGCAACCTGCGTGCTCATCGCGCGGCTGCGATGGCGGACGGCAGCGCTGTATCGCGAGGCGGCGCGCTCGCTGGCTTCGCCGGCTCCTACGCCTCCGCCCCGACCGGAAGGTCGCTCGTCAGCGGGTTGA
- a CDS encoding DUF1015 domain-containing protein, which produces MPAVFPFRAVQFNQGTGDVSASIAPPYDVLDARGKAKLLEKSQANIVAIDLPHTPAKELGPPEAYTKAAEMYRGWLEDGTLSQTEKPSMFAYRQTFDFLGQRYQRAGMACTVETRPFGPRDGGGILPHEQTFSGPKQDRFALMEASATQFSPIFGLHADEDGAATELVRSVMDSRPADMTADMGDGVLHEVWTISDDQTLAAYEKALQGEDVFIADGHHRYTTAINYLAKLGEGGKEIGPDHPARRTMIVLVGMSDPGLAIGATHRVLGGMKDYDFGKLASELENYFTLDRVGREPGQIEEHMDKRFAPGKNVLGLIDLATNECVVLTLKDGDPLADKFGEKPEAWRKLDVALVQHLIVEKICEPKFNDGEAVKWAFPHTVPEVMEIASGQETGAGGGAGFAQVAVIVRPTPLQAVKEIGAAGELMPQKSTFFYPKLATGLFVNPLTSDLPVGAEA; this is translated from the coding sequence ATGCCCGCCGTGTTCCCCTTCCGCGCCGTCCAGTTCAACCAGGGCACCGGCGACGTGAGCGCCTCCATCGCCCCGCCCTACGACGTGCTCGATGCCCGCGGCAAGGCCAAGCTGCTCGAGAAGAGCCAGGCCAACATCGTGGCCATCGACCTCCCCCACACGCCGGCGAAGGAGCTGGGCCCGCCCGAGGCCTACACCAAGGCCGCCGAGATGTACCGCGGCTGGCTCGAGGACGGCACGCTGAGCCAGACCGAAAAGCCCAGCATGTTCGCGTATCGCCAGACGTTCGACTTCCTGGGCCAGCGCTACCAGCGGGCGGGCATGGCCTGTACCGTCGAGACGCGCCCCTTTGGTCCGCGCGACGGCGGCGGCATCCTTCCCCACGAGCAGACCTTCAGCGGCCCCAAGCAGGACCGCTTCGCCCTGATGGAAGCGAGCGCGACGCAGTTCAGCCCCATCTTCGGCCTGCACGCCGACGAGGACGGCGCCGCCACCGAGCTCGTGCGGAGCGTCATGGACAGCCGCCCGGCCGACATGACGGCGGATATGGGTGACGGCGTGCTGCACGAGGTCTGGACGATCAGCGACGACCAGACGCTCGCGGCGTACGAGAAGGCCCTGCAGGGCGAGGACGTGTTCATCGCCGACGGCCACCACCGCTACACGACCGCGATTAACTACCTCGCAAAGCTCGGGGAGGGCGGCAAGGAGATCGGCCCCGACCACCCCGCTCGCCGCACGATGATCGTGCTCGTGGGCATGAGCGACCCGGGCCTGGCCATCGGCGCGACGCACCGCGTGCTGGGCGGCATGAAGGACTACGACTTCGGCAAGCTCGCGAGCGAGTTGGAGAACTACTTCACTCTCGACCGCGTCGGCCGCGAGCCGGGCCAGATCGAAGAGCACATGGACAAGCGGTTTGCGCCCGGCAAGAACGTGCTTGGGCTCATCGACCTGGCGACCAACGAGTGCGTCGTGCTGACGCTGAAGGACGGCGACCCGCTCGCCGACAAGTTCGGCGAGAAGCCCGAGGCCTGGCGCAAGCTGGACGTCGCGCTCGTGCAGCACCTGATCGTGGAGAAGATCTGCGAGCCCAAGTTCAACGACGGCGAGGCCGTCAAGTGGGCCTTCCCCCACACCGTGCCCGAGGTCATGGAGATCGCCAGCGGCCAAGAGACCGGTGCCGGCGGTGGCGCCGGCTTCGCCCAGGTCGCCGTCATCGTGCGGCCGACGCCGCTGCAGGCCGTCAAGGAGATCGGCGCCGCGGGCGAACTCATGCCCCAGAAGTCGACGTTCTTCTACCCCAAGCTCGCCACGGGCCTGTTCGTCAACCCGCTGACGAGCGACCTTCCGGTCGGGGCGGAGGCGTAG
- a CDS encoding phosphoribosylformylglycinamidine synthase subunit PurQ → MARALVIRAAGINCDEEMARGFRMAGADVDLLHVRAIANDPGRLDRYSVIGFPGGFSYGDDVASGRVLALLVREKLYPALRRAAERGVPMIGICNGFQVLTQAGLLPGPGADEQWSHEPHEPGIALCDNQLGRYADRWVRLHVNPESPCVWTRDLHHDPSGAFMLPVGHGEGRFVAPQATVDALLASGRAPLTYLDNFNGSAGAIAGVCDASGRIFGLMPHPDRYLDWTRHPHYTRLDREAIKGEPAPGLRLFINAVEAAAVAV, encoded by the coding sequence ATGGCACGAGCGTTGGTCATCCGGGCGGCGGGCATCAACTGCGACGAGGAGATGGCGCGCGGCTTCCGCATGGCCGGGGCCGACGTCGACCTCCTGCACGTCCGCGCCATCGCCAATGACCCCGGCCGGCTCGACCGCTACTCGGTGATCGGCTTTCCCGGCGGCTTCAGCTACGGCGACGACGTGGCCTCGGGCCGCGTGCTGGCCCTGCTCGTCCGCGAGAAGCTCTACCCCGCCCTCCGCCGGGCCGCCGAGCGGGGCGTGCCGATGATCGGCATCTGCAACGGCTTCCAGGTGCTGACCCAGGCGGGGCTGCTCCCCGGTCCGGGCGCCGACGAGCAGTGGAGCCACGAGCCGCACGAGCCGGGCATCGCCCTGTGCGACAACCAGCTCGGCCGCTATGCCGACCGCTGGGTGCGGCTGCACGTGAACCCCGAGAGCCCCTGCGTCTGGACGCGCGACCTTCATCACGATCCGAGCGGCGCGTTCATGCTCCCGGTCGGCCACGGCGAGGGCCGCTTCGTCGCGCCGCAGGCCACCGTCGACGCGCTGCTGGCCAGCGGCCGCGCGCCGCTGACGTACCTGGACAACTTCAATGGCTCGGCCGGTGCCATCGCGGGCGTGTGCGACGCGAGCGGCCGCATCTTTGGTCTGATGCCCCACCCCGACCGCTACCTCGATTGGACGCGCCACCCCCACTACACGCGATTGGACCGCGAAGCGATCAAGGGCGAGCCCGCCCCGGGCCTGCGCCTGTTCATCAATGCGGTGGAAGCGGCGGCCGTCGCGGTCTGA